The proteins below come from a single Limosilactobacillus reuteri genomic window:
- the ileS gene encoding isoleucine--tRNA ligase, whose product MRVKDTLNLGRTKFPMRGKLPVTEAQREQLWEENKVYELRQKLNEGKPTFVLHDGPPYANGNIHIGHAMNKISKDFIVRYKSMSGYRAPYVPGWDTHGLPIEHQLTKSGYDRKKMSLTEFRDLCREYALKQVDKQRTDFKRLGVSGEWDHPYLTLDKEFEAAQIRVFGEFAKKGLLYQAKKPVYWSWSSESALAEAEVEYHDVVAKTAFFVEQIKDGKGRLDNDTYLVVWTTTPWTVPASEAVAVNPKFDYSVVKPANDDRKFVVATDLLEKLAEKLGWEDYEVVDHLMGQELEGMTTQHPYLDRDLLVGLADYVTADAGTGLVHTAPGYGDDDYNFGKKYDLPIFAPINDQGVLTKENGEGFEGVFYQDADDVSLQKLEENNALLLQEPLQHSYPFDWRTKQPIIFRATDQWFVSIEKMRQSILDALEDVKYHPEWGKVRLRNMIKDRGDWVISRQRVWGVPLPIFYAEDGTPIMEEETINHVAELFAKYGSNVWFEREAKDLLPEGYTNEHSPNGKFTKETDIMDVWFDSGSSHQGVLAERDYLTYPADLYLEGSDQYRGWFNSSLITSVVCSGHAPYKEIVSQGFTLDKRGNKMSKSQGNVIDPNKVVQQMGAEIIRLWVMSADTSADVRVSMGTFQQISEAYRKLRNTFRFLLANTSDFNPEENTVSYEKLQSVDKYMLVKLNHFLKTMREDFDNYDFLDAYKALINFVNNDLSAFYMNTAKDVLYIEAENSEVRRSMQTVFYDILLTLVKLLTPILPHTTEEVWSYMNEPEDFVQLTEIPDPRTFAGEEELLSKWDDFMEVRSHVLKSLEEARNAKLIGKSLEAQVDLYLTDDQKQLLDSLNENIQLLLGVSALHVHPADEAPADADQYNDGVAVKVTTANGETCARCRMVKEDVGSDPAYPELCARCAAIVRENFPETAEDGLEE is encoded by the coding sequence ATGCGTGTTAAAGATACGTTAAACCTTGGCCGTACTAAATTTCCAATGCGCGGAAAGTTACCTGTAACTGAGGCACAACGGGAACAGCTATGGGAAGAAAATAAAGTTTATGAACTACGACAAAAACTAAATGAAGGAAAGCCTACTTTTGTTTTACATGATGGGCCTCCATATGCTAATGGTAATATTCACATTGGCCACGCTATGAACAAGATTTCTAAAGATTTTATTGTGCGCTATAAGTCAATGTCTGGCTACCGGGCACCTTATGTTCCTGGTTGGGATACTCACGGATTGCCAATTGAACACCAATTGACTAAGTCCGGTTACGACCGTAAGAAGATGAGCTTAACTGAATTCCGTGATCTTTGTCGGGAATATGCCCTTAAGCAAGTTGATAAGCAACGGACTGACTTTAAGCGGTTAGGTGTAAGTGGTGAATGGGATCATCCATACCTTACCCTTGATAAAGAATTTGAAGCTGCTCAAATTCGGGTATTCGGTGAATTTGCTAAGAAAGGTCTATTATACCAAGCTAAGAAGCCAGTTTACTGGTCATGGTCTTCAGAATCAGCCTTAGCAGAAGCCGAAGTTGAATATCATGATGTTGTTGCTAAAACAGCCTTCTTCGTAGAGCAAATTAAAGATGGCAAAGGCCGTTTAGATAATGATACATATTTAGTTGTATGGACGACAACACCATGGACTGTTCCTGCTTCTGAGGCAGTTGCGGTTAATCCAAAGTTTGATTACTCTGTTGTAAAGCCAGCAAATGATGACCGGAAATTTGTTGTTGCAACAGACCTGCTTGAGAAATTAGCAGAAAAACTTGGGTGGGAAGATTATGAAGTTGTTGATCATTTAATGGGTCAAGAACTTGAAGGGATGACTACTCAACATCCATACCTTGATCGTGATCTTCTTGTTGGTTTAGCAGATTATGTTACTGCTGATGCTGGTACTGGCCTTGTTCACACTGCTCCTGGATATGGGGATGATGATTACAACTTTGGTAAAAAGTATGACTTGCCAATTTTTGCCCCAATCAATGATCAAGGTGTTTTAACTAAGGAAAACGGTGAAGGCTTTGAAGGGGTATTCTACCAAGATGCTGATGATGTATCTCTTCAAAAGCTAGAAGAAAACAATGCTTTACTTCTTCAAGAGCCATTACAACACAGTTACCCATTTGATTGGCGGACAAAGCAACCAATCATCTTCCGGGCAACTGATCAATGGTTTGTATCAATTGAAAAGATGCGTCAAAGTATTTTGGACGCCTTAGAAGACGTTAAGTACCACCCAGAATGGGGAAAGGTTCGTCTTCGCAATATGATCAAAGACCGTGGTGATTGGGTAATTTCTCGTCAACGTGTTTGGGGTGTACCTCTACCAATCTTCTATGCTGAAGATGGCACACCAATCATGGAAGAAGAAACAATCAACCATGTAGCAGAATTATTTGCTAAGTATGGTTCTAATGTTTGGTTTGAACGTGAAGCAAAAGATCTTTTGCCAGAAGGATACACTAATGAACATTCTCCTAATGGTAAGTTCACTAAGGAAACTGACATTATGGACGTATGGTTTGATTCTGGTTCATCACACCAAGGGGTATTAGCTGAACGTGATTATTTAACATACCCAGCGGACCTTTACCTTGAAGGGTCTGACCAATACCGTGGTTGGTTTAACTCTAGTTTGATTACCAGTGTTGTATGTTCAGGACATGCGCCATATAAGGAAATCGTTTCTCAAGGGTTCACACTTGATAAGCGCGGTAACAAGATGAGTAAATCTCAAGGTAACGTTATCGATCCAAATAAGGTTGTTCAACAAATGGGTGCGGAAATTATCCGGTTATGGGTAATGAGTGCTGATACTTCAGCTGATGTTCGTGTATCGATGGGAACATTCCAACAGATTTCTGAAGCATATCGTAAGTTGAGAAATACGTTCCGCTTCTTACTTGCTAATACTAGTGACTTCAATCCTGAAGAAAATACCGTTTCTTATGAGAAGTTACAATCGGTAGACAAGTACATGTTGGTTAAACTTAACCACTTCTTAAAGACAATGCGGGAAGATTTTGATAATTATGATTTCCTTGATGCTTATAAGGCATTGATCAACTTTGTAAACAATGACCTTTCAGCTTTCTACATGAACACTGCCAAAGATGTGCTCTATATTGAGGCTGAAAATTCAGAAGTTCGGCGGTCAATGCAAACCGTCTTCTACGATATCCTTTTGACACTTGTTAAACTTCTTACGCCAATTCTCCCTCATACTACAGAAGAAGTATGGAGCTACATGAATGAACCAGAAGATTTTGTTCAATTAACTGAAATTCCAGATCCACGGACATTCGCTGGCGAAGAAGAGCTATTGAGCAAGTGGGATGACTTTATGGAAGTACGTTCACATGTTCTGAAGAGTCTTGAAGAGGCACGGAATGCTAAGCTAATCGGTAAATCACTTGAAGCTCAAGTTGATCTTTACTTAACCGATGATCAAAAGCAATTACTTGATAGTCTTAATGAAAACATTCAATTATTGCTAGGGGTTTCTGCTCTTCATGTCCATCCAGCTGATGAAGCGCCTGCTGATGCTGACCAATACAACGATGGGGTAGCAGTTAAGGTTACAACTGCTAATGGTGAAACTTGTGCTCGTTGTCGCATGGTTAAGGAAGATGTTGGCAGTGATCCAGCATATCCTGAATTATGTGCTCGCTGTGCTGCGATTGTTCGGGAAAATTTCCCTGAAACAGCAGAAGATGGTTTAGAAGAATAA
- a CDS encoding cell division protein SepF → MAANFLKSLFGEEDIDEQDGLYETSEQVSTPANTSNKVVSINSGRLNKMSQISLYEPRLYADVKQIASQLLEGHAVIVNFTQMDTNVAARLVDFLNGTVFAIDGEMKRIGKEIFLCTPKNYEISGSLTSNLKNDGDKF, encoded by the coding sequence ATGGCAGCAAATTTTTTAAAAAGCCTATTTGGTGAAGAAGACATTGATGAACAAGATGGTCTCTATGAAACGAGTGAACAAGTTTCAACGCCAGCAAACACAAGCAACAAAGTAGTTTCAATTAATAGCGGGCGTCTTAACAAAATGAGTCAGATTTCCTTATACGAACCCCGTCTTTATGCAGATGTAAAGCAGATCGCATCCCAATTATTAGAAGGACATGCGGTGATCGTTAATTTCACTCAAATGGATACAAATGTTGCAGCACGGTTAGTAGACTTCTTAAATGGCACCGTTTTTGCAATTGATGGTGAAATGAAACGGATCGGAAAGGAAATTTTCCTCTGCACCCCTAAAAACTATGAAATCTCAGGTAGTTTAACGAGTAATCTAAAAAATGATGGTGATAAATTTTAA
- a CDS encoding NUDIX hydrolase, translating into MEFEERPISSKTVFHGHLIDVEVQQVITPHGNKTQREIVHHAPAIAILALTADNKMILEKQWRAPIAKTTLEIPAGKLDQRDADNALHAAKRELNEETRYEATSLKKISSFYTSVGCMDEYMTLYLATGLKRVSNELPQDQDEQLMLKEVTLPQALEMIDQGEIEDAKTIMAIYYWQGMNNRG; encoded by the coding sequence ATGGAATTTGAAGAGCGACCAATAAGTAGTAAAACAGTTTTTCACGGCCATTTAATCGATGTTGAAGTACAGCAAGTTATCACCCCACATGGTAATAAAACACAACGAGAAATCGTCCACCATGCACCAGCAATTGCGATTTTGGCTTTGACGGCTGATAATAAAATGATTCTTGAAAAACAGTGGCGCGCACCAATTGCGAAAACAACCCTTGAAATTCCTGCGGGGAAGCTCGACCAACGGGATGCTGATAATGCTCTTCATGCGGCTAAACGTGAATTAAATGAAGAAACAAGGTATGAAGCAACAAGTTTAAAAAAGATTTCTTCATTTTATACTTCTGTTGGTTGTATGGATGAATACATGACTCTTTATTTGGCCACGGGATTAAAACGGGTTAGCAACGAGCTGCCGCAAGATCAAGATGAACAATTGATGTTAAAAGAAGTAACTTTACCACAAGCGCTTGAAATGATTGATCAAGGCGAAATTGAAGATGCTAAGACAATCATGGCAATCTATTACTGGCAAGGAATGAACAACCGTGGATAA
- a CDS encoding 5'-methylthioadenosine/adenosylhomocysteine nucleosidase, giving the protein MRFGIICAMPEEIKELTAKLSDKQEKEIGGKSYLFGKISNQDVVLVESGIGKVEAGITTEHLITDCEADVVINSGSAGGIGEGLHVGDIVISTETAYHDVDATAFNYRYGQLPGKEPRFKASDQWGQALEKAGEKTGLNVKRGLIVSGDQFIASSEAIKKILNNFPDALSSEMEGAAVGQVATDHQIPYVVVRAMSDTGDEDAGVSFDDFIIDAGKRSANMLLQLFADLDK; this is encoded by the coding sequence ATGCGATTTGGAATTATTTGTGCAATGCCTGAAGAAATTAAAGAATTAACTGCGAAGTTATCTGATAAACAAGAAAAGGAAATCGGGGGTAAATCCTACCTTTTCGGTAAGATCAGTAATCAAGACGTTGTATTAGTAGAATCTGGAATTGGTAAAGTGGAAGCTGGGATTACTACTGAACATTTAATTACCGATTGTGAGGCAGATGTTGTGATTAATTCTGGATCAGCTGGCGGGATTGGTGAAGGCTTACATGTTGGGGACATTGTAATTTCAACTGAAACGGCCTACCATGATGTCGATGCAACTGCATTTAATTACCGTTATGGTCAACTCCCAGGGAAAGAACCGCGCTTTAAGGCTTCTGATCAATGGGGACAAGCCTTAGAAAAAGCCGGCGAAAAGACTGGTTTAAATGTAAAACGAGGATTAATTGTTTCTGGTGACCAATTTATTGCAAGCTCAGAAGCAATTAAAAAGATTTTGAATAATTTCCCTGATGCACTTTCTAGTGAAATGGAAGGGGCAGCGGTTGGACAAGTTGCCACTGACCACCAAATTCCATATGTGGTAGTTCGGGCAATGTCTGATACAGGTGATGAAGATGCCGGCGTTAGTTTTGACGACTTTATTATTGATGCCGGAAAACGCTCTGCAAACATGCTTCTTCAGCTCTTTGCAGATTTAGATAAGTAA
- a CDS encoding histidine phosphatase family protein has translation MTKVYLIRHGKTQWNLESRYQGANGDSPLLKDSYREIELLASSLQRIPFEHAYTSPLKRARVTAQALLNHLNPEIPLTIDSRLKEFNLGKMEGMHFEDVAAKWPEVLKNFRHHPDKYDESLVEGESFLEVIARFRAAIEEYCRQYPNGNILVISHGAALNAAINALIGTPLAHLKDRGGLSNTSTTILITNDGRHFELEKWNDTSYLHKSKVDPTDTI, from the coding sequence ATGACAAAAGTTTATTTAATCCGGCACGGAAAAACGCAATGGAATTTAGAATCCCGTTATCAAGGTGCCAATGGCGATTCACCGTTATTAAAGGATAGTTATCGTGAAATTGAATTATTAGCAAGTTCTTTACAAAGAATTCCGTTTGAACACGCTTATACTAGTCCTTTAAAGCGTGCGCGCGTAACAGCTCAGGCATTATTGAACCATTTGAATCCAGAAATCCCATTAACAATTGATAGCCGGTTAAAAGAATTTAATTTAGGCAAAATGGAGGGAATGCATTTTGAAGATGTTGCGGCAAAATGGCCTGAAGTCTTAAAAAACTTTCGTCATCATCCTGATAAATATGATGAATCATTAGTAGAAGGAGAAAGTTTTCTAGAAGTAATCGCTCGTTTCCGTGCAGCAATTGAAGAGTATTGTCGCCAGTATCCTAATGGTAATATTCTCGTGATTTCACATGGAGCTGCCTTGAATGCTGCCATTAATGCATTGATTGGAACACCGCTTGCTCACTTGAAAGATCGTGGTGGACTAAGCAATACATCAACGACGATTCTTATTACTAATGATGGTCGTCATTTTGAACTTGAAAAGTGGAATGATACATCTTACCTTCACAAGAGCAAGGTTGATCCGACTGATACGATTTAA
- the mnmA gene encoding tRNA 2-thiouridine(34) synthase MnmA gives MADNSHTRVVVGMSGGVDSSVTALLLKRQGYDVVGVFMKNWDDTDENGVCTATEDYKDVAKVASKIGIPYYSVNFEKEYWDRVFKYFIAEYKKGRTPNPDVICNKEIKFKAFIEYANQLGADYVATGHYADVKRDENGRMHLMRAKDQHKDQTYFLSQLDYKQLDKVMFPLAGYTKPEIRKIAEEAGLATADKKDSVGICFIGEDGHFREFLSQYIPAQPGNMETLDGKVVGQHMGLMYYTIGQRRGLGLGGNKESNEPWFVIGKDMKKNVLYVGQGYENSYLYATHLEASDIHWVDDVVSRYGRDFHCTAKFRYRQTDVGVTVHLSEDDQMVTVEFDDPARAITPGQAVVFYDGEECLGSAIIDRAYSHDRQLQYV, from the coding sequence ATGGCTGATAATAGTCATACACGTGTGGTGGTAGGAATGAGTGGAGGAGTCGACTCTTCAGTGACGGCTCTTCTCTTGAAACGTCAAGGATACGATGTTGTTGGTGTCTTCATGAAAAACTGGGATGACACTGATGAAAATGGTGTTTGTACTGCCACTGAAGACTACAAAGATGTAGCAAAAGTTGCTTCTAAGATTGGGATTCCATACTATTCTGTTAACTTTGAGAAGGAATACTGGGATCGGGTTTTCAAGTATTTCATTGCTGAGTACAAGAAAGGTCGTACACCAAATCCTGATGTTATTTGTAATAAAGAGATCAAGTTCAAGGCTTTTATTGAATATGCTAACCAATTAGGTGCTGATTACGTTGCTACTGGACACTATGCTGATGTAAAGCGTGATGAGAACGGCCGGATGCACTTGATGCGTGCTAAAGACCAACACAAGGATCAAACTTACTTCTTAAGTCAACTTGATTATAAGCAGTTGGATAAGGTAATGTTTCCATTAGCTGGCTACACTAAGCCAGAAATCAGAAAGATTGCTGAAGAAGCAGGGCTTGCTACTGCTGATAAGAAGGATTCTGTTGGAATTTGCTTTATCGGTGAGGATGGTCATTTTCGTGAATTCTTGAGTCAATATATTCCAGCACAACCAGGGAATATGGAGACCCTTGATGGTAAGGTCGTTGGTCAGCATATGGGCTTAATGTATTACACCATTGGTCAGCGTCGTGGGCTTGGCCTTGGTGGTAATAAGGAAAGTAATGAGCCATGGTTTGTAATCGGTAAGGATATGAAGAAGAACGTTCTTTATGTTGGTCAAGGATACGAAAACAGCTATCTTTATGCTACTCATCTTGAAGCGAGTGATATCCACTGGGTTGATGATGTTGTAAGTCGTTATGGGCGTGATTTTCATTGTACGGCCAAGTTCCGTTACCGTCAGACAGATGTTGGCGTTACTGTTCATTTGTCAGAGGATGATCAAATGGTAACAGTTGAATTTGATGATCCTGCACGGGCCATCACTCCAGGTCAAGCGGTTGTCTTTTACGATGGAGAGGAATGCCTTGGGAGCGCGATTATTGATCGTGCTTACAGTCATGACCGGCAGCTTCAATACGTTTGA
- a CDS encoding DivIVA domain-containing protein — protein sequence MSLTVDQINNKQFNTKMRGYNPKEVQEFIQEVSQTVQQLITENNNLQEQVRANDSKIKYFADLKDSLNKSILVAQEAADKVKNNAKREADIMIREAQKQATDIVSEANDKSNQVIEDAANSTKKLTSETNDLRKQTRIFRQRLQVMLESQLEVIKSNEWDKLLENDDLSKYDEIEKILGSRLDSSSPTSVESTATTASEEQPVESEQPVASAEQTEEESTPVQPTAVNDDKGSDAPETVVVFPDNNK from the coding sequence ATGAGTTTGACGGTTGATCAAATTAACAATAAGCAATTTAATACTAAGATGCGGGGTTATAATCCTAAAGAAGTTCAAGAATTTATTCAGGAAGTTTCACAAACGGTCCAACAATTAATAACTGAAAATAATAATTTACAAGAGCAAGTACGGGCTAACGATAGCAAGATTAAGTACTTTGCTGACTTGAAAGATTCTTTAAATAAGTCAATTTTAGTTGCTCAAGAGGCCGCTGATAAGGTTAAAAATAATGCTAAGCGTGAAGCAGATATTATGATTCGTGAAGCGCAAAAGCAAGCAACCGATATTGTTTCGGAAGCTAATGATAAGTCAAATCAAGTAATTGAAGACGCTGCTAATTCTACTAAGAAGTTAACAAGTGAAACTAATGATCTTCGTAAACAGACTCGGATCTTCCGTCAACGGCTTCAAGTCATGCTTGAATCTCAATTAGAAGTCATTAAGAGTAATGAATGGGACAAGCTTTTGGAAAATGATGACTTGAGTAAATATGACGAAATTGAAAAAATTTTAGGTAGTCGTCTTGACAGCAGTTCACCAACCAGTGTAGAATCAACTGCAACAACTGCTAGTGAAGAACAACCTGTTGAATCAGAACAGCCAGTTGCTTCTGCTGAACAAACAGAAGAAGAGAGTACACCTGTACAACCAACAGCTGTTAACGATGACAAAGGATCAGATGCACCTGAAACTGTTGTTGTCTTCCCTGATAATAACAAGTAA
- a CDS encoding YggT family protein: MIAFLLWALNQLVDAYILVIVVWCIMSWFPNARNSRLGDVINRLVEPYMHWFDFIPPIGGISFAPMIAILVLYFVQAGLAQIAAII, encoded by the coding sequence ATGATCGCATTTTTATTATGGGCTCTTAATCAATTAGTTGATGCTTATATCTTAGTGATAGTTGTGTGGTGCATTATGTCATGGTTTCCAAATGCACGTAATTCACGACTCGGTGATGTTATCAATCGGTTGGTAGAACCTTATATGCATTGGTTTGATTTTATTCCTCCAATCGGGGGGATAAGTTTTGCGCCGATGATCGCTATCCTTGTACTATATTTTGTTCAGGCAGGATTAGCACAAATAGCAGCAATCATTTAA
- a CDS encoding cold-shock protein: MLKGKVKSFDEQKGWGFITVPHEGEIFVHYSGIEGTRRRILHPDEEVSLVIVQGQKGPQAAHVRVLR; this comes from the coding sequence ATGCTCAAAGGAAAAGTAAAAAGTTTTGACGAACAAAAAGGATGGGGCTTTATTACAGTTCCTCACGAAGGAGAAATTTTTGTTCATTATAGTGGAATTGAAGGAACGCGTCGTCGTATCCTTCACCCTGATGAAGAGGTCTCATTAGTAATTGTTCAAGGACAAAAGGGACCACAAGCAGCACATGTTCGTGTTTTAAGATAA
- a CDS encoding RNA-binding protein: MSEDNIKQHFRPDEATLIDQANDWVATAEGQYRPVLTPFLNPRERFIIQTIVNRNNNVKITMYGGWQGAEMQRVLIYPPYYEPSIEDFALQALEINYPVKFSELHHRQIMGTLIGEGMERNAFGDILTDGAHWQVIVTKPMAEYLRKNVEHVGQIKVKWIPIATEAVVTPKEEWVPIVTTVSSLRLDVVIAAGFNYSRNRAKQLIEHGQVRLNWEEIDRPDYQIVVHDLISVRHGGRLRIDMTNGKTKKDKERITISVVNA; this comes from the coding sequence TTGAGCGAAGATAATATTAAACAACATTTTCGTCCGGATGAAGCCACCCTTATTGACCAAGCAAATGACTGGGTAGCCACTGCAGAAGGTCAATATCGTCCTGTCCTCACTCCTTTTTTAAATCCACGTGAACGTTTTATTATCCAAACGATTGTTAATCGAAATAACAATGTTAAAATAACAATGTATGGTGGTTGGCAAGGCGCAGAAATGCAACGAGTTTTAATTTATCCGCCTTATTATGAACCCTCTATCGAAGACTTTGCTTTACAGGCTTTAGAGATAAACTATCCTGTTAAGTTTTCAGAACTTCACCATCGGCAAATTATGGGAACATTAATCGGTGAAGGGATGGAGCGGAATGCATTTGGTGATATTTTAACTGATGGAGCGCATTGGCAAGTGATCGTAACGAAACCAATGGCAGAGTATTTACGGAAAAACGTTGAGCACGTTGGCCAAATTAAGGTTAAATGGATTCCGATCGCAACAGAAGCAGTGGTAACACCTAAAGAGGAATGGGTACCGATAGTTACAACAGTTTCATCACTACGGTTAGATGTTGTGATAGCTGCAGGCTTTAATTATTCACGAAACCGGGCAAAGCAATTAATAGAGCATGGTCAAGTTCGATTAAACTGGGAAGAGATTGATCGTCCAGATTATCAAATTGTGGTTCATGATTTGATATCTGTGCGTCATGGTGGTCGCCTCAGAATCGATATGACCAATGGGAAAACAAAAAAAGACAAAGAAAGAATTACCATTTCAGTTGTAAATGCGTAA
- a CDS encoding cysteine desulfurase family protein produces the protein MSEIYLDNAATTPMTPEVIAEVTKQMQESWGNASTGYSYGRHAKLVMEDSRHVLAQSINADDNEIIFTSGGTESDNTAIIQTAFKRQNLGKHIITTAIEHEAVLKPLHFLEEHGFEVTYLPVDENGNISIDDFKAALRDDTILVTIMMENNEVGSQMPIHEIGEILKDHQAWFHTDAVQAYGLLPIDVKADHIDMLSTSAHKINGPKMMGFLYRRDGISFPSFIKGGDQETKRRAGTENVPGIAGFAKAVELNTPEVKEERRDRYYAFKQKIVNALKENNVDFEINGQINKTHVLNLWFKGISTYVIQTDLDLAGIAVSGGSACTAGSIEPSHVLTAMFGADSPRISESIRISFGGLNTEEDIDQLIATIVRTVENLKKINGDN, from the coding sequence GTGAGTGAGATTTATTTGGATAATGCAGCAACAACCCCAATGACCCCAGAAGTGATTGCGGAAGTGACTAAACAAATGCAAGAATCATGGGGAAATGCCTCAACTGGTTACTCTTATGGGCGTCATGCCAAACTTGTAATGGAAGATAGTCGTCACGTTCTTGCCCAAAGCATTAATGCTGATGATAATGAGATTATCTTTACCAGTGGGGGGACTGAAAGTGATAATACTGCTATTATCCAAACTGCTTTTAAACGGCAGAATCTTGGTAAGCATATTATTACAACTGCCATTGAGCATGAGGCAGTCTTAAAACCTCTCCATTTTTTAGAAGAACATGGCTTTGAGGTAACCTATTTGCCAGTTGATGAAAATGGTAATATCTCAATTGATGATTTTAAGGCCGCTCTTCGTGATGATACGATTTTAGTAACCATTATGATGGAAAACAATGAAGTGGGTAGTCAAATGCCTATCCATGAGATTGGTGAAATTTTGAAAGACCATCAAGCATGGTTCCATACAGATGCAGTTCAAGCATATGGACTGTTGCCAATTGATGTTAAAGCTGATCATATTGATATGCTTTCAACATCAGCCCATAAGATTAATGGGCCAAAGATGATGGGATTTTTATATCGTCGTGATGGCATTAGTTTTCCAAGCTTTATTAAGGGTGGGGACCAAGAAACTAAACGCCGTGCGGGGACTGAAAATGTACCTGGAATTGCCGGTTTTGCTAAAGCGGTAGAATTAAACACGCCGGAGGTAAAAGAAGAACGCCGTGATCGTTATTATGCCTTTAAGCAAAAGATCGTTAATGCGCTTAAGGAAAATAATGTTGATTTTGAAATTAATGGACAAATCAACAAAACCCACGTGCTTAACTTATGGTTTAAGGGAATTTCAACTTATGTTATCCAGACAGACCTAGACCTTGCAGGCATCGCAGTCTCTGGTGGTTCTGCATGTACAGCGGGTAGTATTGAACCTTCTCACGTTTTAACAGCGATGTTTGGCGCTGATAGCCCCCGAATTAGTGAATCAATTCGAATTAGTTTTGGTGGGTTAAATACGGAAGAAGATATTGATCAGTTAATTGCTACGATTGTTAGAACCGTTGAAAACCTAAAGAAGATTAATGGGGACAATTAA
- a CDS encoding DUF1831 domain-containing protein, translating into MEFTKTVQISGDKDKYTISPEIKKYALLDLGFEQTNRGNFEYLGSLDTDNPFKPVARLRILINSDLDGFKMETLSGNGLRKINIFNHQRAAEFIQQYHYILDEMVARQIFTK; encoded by the coding sequence ATGGAATTTACAAAAACAGTACAAATTTCTGGTGATAAGGATAAATACACAATTAGCCCAGAGATAAAAAAATATGCTTTACTTGATTTGGGATTTGAACAGACTAACCGGGGAAACTTTGAATATTTAGGAAGTCTCGATACTGATAACCCATTTAAACCGGTTGCCCGTCTTCGGATTTTAATTAACAGTGATTTAGACGGTTTTAAAATGGAGACTCTTTCAGGAAATGGTTTAAGAAAAATTAATATTTTTAATCACCAACGCGCAGCTGAATTTATTCAACAATATCACTATATTTTAGATGAAATGGTTGCCCGGCAAATATTCACTAAATAA